The following are encoded together in the Anopheles nili chromosome 3, idAnoNiliSN_F5_01, whole genome shotgun sequence genome:
- the LOC128725361 gene encoding probable cytosolic Fe-S cluster assembly factor AGAP009023 isoform X2, which produces MSRFSSALQLTDLDDFITPSQPVKIETSKSRTGAKITIQDDGSYVQESSSGVQKLEKVEITLADCLACSGCITSAEGVLISQQSQEELLRVMNANNMAKLNQQQDEIKFVVFTISQQPILSLARKYNLAPEDTFEHIAGYFKKLGADMVIDTKIADDLALIESRNEFIERYNTTRKTLPMLASSCPGWVCYAEKTHGSYILPYIATTRSPQQIMGVLIKQYLAGVLNTTGDRIYHVTVMPCYDKKLEASREDFFNEVQNSRDVDCVITSIEIEQMLTSLGLQTLQLVDKSPIDWPWPTARPSTFVWSHESSGSGGYSEYIFKYAARKLFNIQLDAVEFKPLRNNDMREAVLEQNGQVLLRFAIANGFRNIQNMVQKLKRGKSTYDYVEIMACPSGCLNGGAQIRPEEGKNARELTAELESMYRALPQSSPENGSVEHLYATFFDSEGDINKRKSLLHTSYHQIEKNNTALNIKW; this is translated from the exons ATGTCGCGTTTCAGCAGCGCTCTACAACTAACAGATCTTGACGACTTCATTACTCCTTCTCAG CCAGTGAAAATCGAAACGAGCAAGAGCCGGACGGGAGCTAAGATAACAATCCAAGATGATGGCTCCTACGTGCAGGAATCGTCG AGCGGCGTTCAAAAGCTCGAGAAGGTGGAAATCACACTTGCGGACTGTTTGGCTTGTTCGGGATGCATCACTTCAGCGGAAGGTGTGCTGATTTCCCAGCAAAGTCAAGAGGAGCTTCTCCGTGTGATGAATGCCAATAACATGGCCAAGTTGAATCAGCAACAGGATGAGATCAAATTTGTAGTCTTTACCATATCCCAACAACCGATTTTGTCGTTGGCACGGAAGTATAATCTCGCCCCGGAAGACACGTTCGAGCATATCGCCG GTTATTTTAAGAAACTTGGTGCCGACATGGTCATAGACACGAAAATAGCGGATGACTTAGCGCTTATCGAAAGTCGGAACGAATTCATCGAACGGTACAATACTACCCGCAAGACGTTGCCCATGCTCGCATCGTCCTGCCCGGGCTGGGTGTGCTACGCGGAGAAAACGCATGGAAGCTACATTCTGCCTTACATCGCAACCACACGATCACCGCAACAGATCATGGGAGTGTTGATTAAGCAGTATCTGGCAGGCGTGTTGAATACAACCGGCGATCGTATCTATCATGTGACGGTAATGCCTTGCTACGACAAAAAACTCGAAGCATCCCGGGAGGACTTTTTCAACGAGGTGCAAAACAGTCGCGACGTCGACTGTGTCATAACGTCTA ttgaaatcgaacaaatgCTAACCAGCCTGGGTCTGCAAACGCTTCAGCTTGTGGACAAATCTCCAATAGATTGGCCATGGCCTACCGCCCGCCCATCCACCTTCGTCTGGAGCCACGAATCATCCGGATCCGGTGGGTACAGCGAGTACATCTTCAAGTACGCGGCCAGAAAACTGTTCAACATCCAGCTGGACGCGGTTGAGTTTAAACCCCTGCGAAATAATGACATGCGCGAAGCGGTGCTAGAGCAGAACGGACAAGTGCTGCTTCGGTTTGCGATCGCGAATGGATTTCGCAACATTCAGAACATGGTGCAGAAGCTAAAGCGCGGCAAAAGCACCTACGACTACGTCGAGATTATGGCTTGCCCGTCCGGGTGTTTGAACGGTGGAGCGCAAATTCGTCCGGAAGAAGGTAAAAATGCACGAGAATTAACGGCCGAACTGGAGAGCATGTACCGTGCCCTGCCTCAATCCAGTCCCGAGAATGGAAGCGTCGAGCATCTGTACGCCACCTTCTTCGACAGCGAGGGCGATATTaacaaaaggaaaagtttGCTGCATACAAGCTACCATCAGatcgagaaaaacaacactgcGCTCAACATAAAATGGTAA
- the LOC128725361 gene encoding probable cytosolic Fe-S cluster assembly factor AGAP009023 isoform X1: MSRFSSALQLTDLDDFITPSQECIKPVKIETSKSRTGAKITIQDDGSYVQESSSGVQKLEKVEITLADCLACSGCITSAEGVLISQQSQEELLRVMNANNMAKLNQQQDEIKFVVFTISQQPILSLARKYNLAPEDTFEHIAGYFKKLGADMVIDTKIADDLALIESRNEFIERYNTTRKTLPMLASSCPGWVCYAEKTHGSYILPYIATTRSPQQIMGVLIKQYLAGVLNTTGDRIYHVTVMPCYDKKLEASREDFFNEVQNSRDVDCVITSIEIEQMLTSLGLQTLQLVDKSPIDWPWPTARPSTFVWSHESSGSGGYSEYIFKYAARKLFNIQLDAVEFKPLRNNDMREAVLEQNGQVLLRFAIANGFRNIQNMVQKLKRGKSTYDYVEIMACPSGCLNGGAQIRPEEGKNARELTAELESMYRALPQSSPENGSVEHLYATFFDSEGDINKRKSLLHTSYHQIEKNNTALNIKW; the protein is encoded by the exons ATGTCGCGTTTCAGCAGCGCTCTACAACTAACAGATCTTGACGACTTCATTACTCCTTCTCAG GAGTGCATCAAGCCAGTGAAAATCGAAACGAGCAAGAGCCGGACGGGAGCTAAGATAACAATCCAAGATGATGGCTCCTACGTGCAGGAATCGTCG AGCGGCGTTCAAAAGCTCGAGAAGGTGGAAATCACACTTGCGGACTGTTTGGCTTGTTCGGGATGCATCACTTCAGCGGAAGGTGTGCTGATTTCCCAGCAAAGTCAAGAGGAGCTTCTCCGTGTGATGAATGCCAATAACATGGCCAAGTTGAATCAGCAACAGGATGAGATCAAATTTGTAGTCTTTACCATATCCCAACAACCGATTTTGTCGTTGGCACGGAAGTATAATCTCGCCCCGGAAGACACGTTCGAGCATATCGCCG GTTATTTTAAGAAACTTGGTGCCGACATGGTCATAGACACGAAAATAGCGGATGACTTAGCGCTTATCGAAAGTCGGAACGAATTCATCGAACGGTACAATACTACCCGCAAGACGTTGCCCATGCTCGCATCGTCCTGCCCGGGCTGGGTGTGCTACGCGGAGAAAACGCATGGAAGCTACATTCTGCCTTACATCGCAACCACACGATCACCGCAACAGATCATGGGAGTGTTGATTAAGCAGTATCTGGCAGGCGTGTTGAATACAACCGGCGATCGTATCTATCATGTGACGGTAATGCCTTGCTACGACAAAAAACTCGAAGCATCCCGGGAGGACTTTTTCAACGAGGTGCAAAACAGTCGCGACGTCGACTGTGTCATAACGTCTA ttgaaatcgaacaaatgCTAACCAGCCTGGGTCTGCAAACGCTTCAGCTTGTGGACAAATCTCCAATAGATTGGCCATGGCCTACCGCCCGCCCATCCACCTTCGTCTGGAGCCACGAATCATCCGGATCCGGTGGGTACAGCGAGTACATCTTCAAGTACGCGGCCAGAAAACTGTTCAACATCCAGCTGGACGCGGTTGAGTTTAAACCCCTGCGAAATAATGACATGCGCGAAGCGGTGCTAGAGCAGAACGGACAAGTGCTGCTTCGGTTTGCGATCGCGAATGGATTTCGCAACATTCAGAACATGGTGCAGAAGCTAAAGCGCGGCAAAAGCACCTACGACTACGTCGAGATTATGGCTTGCCCGTCCGGGTGTTTGAACGGTGGAGCGCAAATTCGTCCGGAAGAAGGTAAAAATGCACGAGAATTAACGGCCGAACTGGAGAGCATGTACCGTGCCCTGCCTCAATCCAGTCCCGAGAATGGAAGCGTCGAGCATCTGTACGCCACCTTCTTCGACAGCGAGGGCGATATTaacaaaaggaaaagtttGCTGCATACAAGCTACCATCAGatcgagaaaaacaacactgcGCTCAACATAAAATGGTAA
- the LOC128725555 gene encoding RNA polymerase I-specific transcription initiation factor RRN3, protein MSAITEKRRESSILKSAQSAPANSTPTRHKVRFAQLSIESALHDVLENNRVVEYEELLQNLREESFTDKKFIEVFVEAKEAVPLMKPYFGMLVDLLLSQRWIDRSDEAQDAYKEFVVELSIVQKNFCSMTVTKLLKLFLPTNELQKNILPDEQQQRQLASVHDLIVRLKNVIPMIFDVVLTQLRKQFPYHKKPTQEVIGFLYNVLRIMEYASIYCDELLDIVFYHLLQTDVNIPRSDIENSEYADEEMIFEMAAGEEYDESDNETMKHPIAETLDWFMELLFSYIEQMVKADGQGDRIFKILLNQFESHILPAHNTDHAQFVMFYICSFKISYMEHFISSLWKNVSNPNKPPGVRQASVGYIASMLARGKFVPLNYLKSMLLEMSQWVHSYIQRCDSMHYNQSLKAHVVFYSVCQAIFYLVAFRSNHLTASAKNLTFLHSLQLSSIVTCQLNPLRVCLPTVATAFAGITRAYQLAYCHTILERNARRRLATVYRNCTLLPEDCLDTFFPFDPYMLKKSGKRIEPFYLQYQAHDTAEEDTGDASGSGDNRRKRYESISEDIDDFIPESKRHKQQPSASGVDLNGEFTYSYGVSPGFHS, encoded by the exons ATGTCTGCAATCACAGAAAAACGACGAGAATCTTCAATCCTCAAATCGGCACAGTCCGCACCGGCGAATTCCACACCTACCCGGCACAAAGTGCGATTCGCACAGCTGTCCATCGAATCCGCATTGCACGATGTGCTGGAAAATAACCGGGTAGTGGAGTACGAGGAGCTACTGCAGAATCTGCGAGAAGAAAGTTTCACG GACAAAAAATTTATAGAAGTATTCGTAGAAGCCAAAGAAGCAGTTCCACTTATGAAACCCTACTTTGGCATGTTAGTTGATTTGCTGCTTTCGCAGCGATGGATCGATCGTTCCGACGAGGCACAGGATGCGTACAAAGAGTTTGTGGTAGAGCTGTCGATTGTGCAGAAGAATTTTTGCTCAATGACCGTAACGAAGCTGCTGAAGCTGTTTCTTCCTACAAATGAGCTACAAAAGAACATCCTACcggacgagcagcagcagcgacagCTCGCTTCGGTGCATGATCTGATAGTAAGACTGAAAAATGTGATACCGATGATATTCGACGTCGTGCTGACGCAGCTCCGAAAGCAGTTTCCCTACCACAAGAAGCCAACCCAGGAGGTGATCGGTTTCCTGTACAACGTCCTGCGGATAATGGAGTACGCCTCGATCTACTGTGATGAGCTGCTGGACATCGTGTTCTATCACCTGCTGCAAACGGACGTCAACATACCGCGTTCCGACATCGAAAACAGCGAATACGCGGACGAGGAAATGATATTCGAAATGGCCGCAGGCGAGGAGTACGACGAGAGCGACAACGAGACCATGAAACACCCGATAGCGGAAACCCTTGACTGGTTCATGGAGCTGCTGTTTAGCTACATCGAGCAAATGGTGAAGGCAGACGGTCAAGGGGATCGGATTTTCAAAATCCTGCTAAACCAGTTCGAATCACACATCCTGCCGGCCCACAACACAGACCATGCCCAGTTCGTGATGTTTTACATCTGCAGCTTCAAGATATCGTACATGGAACACTTCATCAGTTCGCTCTGGAAGAACGTGAGCAACCCGAACAAACCGCCCGGAGTGCGGCAGGCATCGGTCGGATACATTGCCAGCATGTTAGCTAGAGGCAAATTCGTTCCCTTAAA cTACCTTAAGTCGATGCTGCTGGAAATGTCGCAGTGGGTGCACAGCTACATTCAACGCTGCGACTCGATGCACTACAATCAATCGCTAAAAGCACACGTCGTCTTCTACTCCGTCTGCCAGGCGATCTTCTACTTGGTGGCGTTCCGTAGCAACCACCTCACAGCGAGCGCCAAAAATCTCACGTTTCTGCATTCACTGCAGCTGTCCTCGATCGTAACCTGTCAGCTGAATCCATTGCGAGTGTGTTTGCCTACGGTGGCTACGGCGTTTGCGGGTATAACGCGGGCGTATCAGCTCGCCTACTGCCACACCATTCTGGAGCGTAACGCACGCCGTCGGTTGGCCACGGTATATCGGAACTGCACGCTGCTACCGGAGGACTGCCTGGACACGTTCTTCCCGTTCGATCCGTACATGCTGAAGAAATCTGGCAAGCGCATCGAACCGTTCTACCTACAGTACCAGGCACACGATACGGCGGAAGAGGATACGGGGGATGCGAGTGGCAGTGGAGATAATCGGCGTAAACGGTATGAATCCATCTCCGAGGACATCGACGACTTCATACCCGAAAGCAAGCGGCACAAACAGCAGCCCAGCGCTAGTGGAGTGGATTTGAACGGAGAGTTTACATACTCGTATGGAGTATCTCCGGGGTTTCAtagttaa